TCCCTTGAGAAATCTGAAAATGAAACTAATAATTGTTTATTCATAACGTGCTAATCAAAAATACGCAACATAATTCCAAATCAGGAAGAAAATTACCTCCTCCGCAGAAAATTGCTATGGCATTGTGGTAAAACAAAGGTATTACATTTTCAAGGGAAAGTATACTGAAGCAGATATCCTAATGATGTAGCTTAGATGCTCACAAAAGGAAGAACTACAACCATCTAGTTGTAGTCTGTTTGATTGTTCACCACTGATAAGCATCCTTAGACCATCTTTCAGTTCTGGTACTCCTTCCTCTAGGACTGCACTAATTGGGAAAATGGGCACACCAGACACCCTGTGTTTCAGCTCTTTATAGACCTCTTCAGCCCCATCTTCGTCGATTTTGTTAGCCACCACTAAGGATGGTCGATCGGTCAAACCCTCTCGATAGTACTCGAGTTCCAAAACCAAGTCATTTAGCTGCTCCCATGGTGGTATTCCCTTGTTATCGCCCAATCCTGCAGCCAAGTCTACCACGTATGCTAGAACTTTTGTTCGTTCTATGTGCCGAAGGAAAGCATGCCCAAGCCCACGATTTTCATGGGCTCCTCTTATGAGTCCCGGGATGTCAGCTACAGTTAAAGAAAAATCGTAATAATTTAAGTTGCCTAAGTTCGGCCTCAACGTTGTGAACGCATAATCACCTACAGTAGGTTTAGCCTTTGATAATGCTCCAAGGAGGGTACTTTTGCCGGCATTTGGCATCCCAATAAGACCTATATCAGCAATGCTCTTTAGTTCTAGCACAAGGACCGCCTCAGAGCCAGGCAAGCCAGCACTTAGTGATGCATGATCATAATCATCAGATACTTCATCATCAGAACTGGCTCccttttgcatcatctttgatgCTTTCCCCTTAGACAGATTTCCTAAGCCACCCTCCCCTCCACGAGCAACAACTATTCGTTGGCCTTGTTCTGTTAACTCTGCCACATCATATTCTATATGTTCAGTTTCTTCCAACTCATCTTCACATTCTGCTCCCATAGCATCATCACCATCTTGATCTTCCATTTGTCCACAGCTTTCTTCCTCCCAATTGCTcaaatcatcatcatcacttTCGAATTTGCCTCTAGAAAGTGAATGTTTCGTGCGAGAATTGATTGGCAAAGCACAATTTCTTCTCTTTGCTGTAGTGGATTCTTCACCACCAGAAGCTCGACGTCCACTTGATTTGGCTCTCTTCTCAACCTTTGAACTTGTTTGGTACGCCGAAACTGATTGTGTAGAAAACTCTGACGAATCAATATCAACTGTACCTGGAAGCTCCCAAGGGTCCAACTCAGAACTTGAACTCTTCTCAACTGCAGATGGAAGTTCGCCCTCTACTAGATGAATTACAGTACCTACAGGAACTTGGATCACCTACCACACAAGCAAGCCGTCCTTAATTTAAGTTTGattaaaaaacgaaaatggaGCCAAAGACTGAAGATGAAGAGAGAGACAAAAGTTAACCTTGTCAGCTCCTCTACTTCCTATCATATTTTTGGAAGACCCATTTCCGCCTCTCTTTGCATTCTGAAACATGTCACAAACAATTAGGTAACTAGGATGCAAAATGCCACACATATATCAATCAAATGACAGGGACAATCCAATTAATAAAGAAGTTAAGTGTGCGACAGACATCATGCAGTAGGAAAGAAAACACACTGTGTGATGCTGCAGACCACTCAAATCCCAGACTGCAGGGGAACATTCTAATATCACGTCACCACCCCTTCCACCATTCCCACCTGCATCCAGTACAAAAATGAGGTAAGAAGAGAGAAAATCCTACAAGTGGTCACTATAGCAAATCAAGCTTGTTTGCATATCTTAAATGAGTTACTTACAAAAGGTGTTGTAcgaagaaaattaaaagaaaataagaaacaaCAAAGGATAGACTTGGAAGATAATGCGCAAATAAACCTTTTGGGAAAATTTACTGGAAAAAAAGGTGGAGCAACTTAACTAGGAGGTCAACATTGAAAAGTCATTCTTTAAGCCAGTGTTATTATAAGTCATGGCTTACATCAATGAAGCGATGCGACATGAGGGTAATTGTTTCAGGAGTGAAGTCCAAGGGGAACGCACAGAGATGGAGGATGGCAGAAGTGAAGTGAAATTATGAACAAGCGACTCAATCATGTGCTCGAAAGAAGTGTGCGCTTCAAACGATGACACAGAAAGTTGCAATTTCCACCTCCCTGAATGACTAGAATTTTAGAGGGGTTTCAGTTGCATACCAAATTACCCCGAATCATAAGATTCTCCACTAAGACTCAAAGTTGCAATTTTCAGCTCATTATAAACCCATCCTTCAGTTTTCTCAATCCCCGGCCTCATAAAAGTTTTAACTATAGCATCTTGCATAAAGCAGATTAGACTAAATTACTCTTCTACATCTGTCAGGTTAACATCCCAATCTCAAGGCAAGTAAACAAAGCACAGCTAATTTTTCAATTATGGTGTAAGagtttctctttatttttctttctatatTTGGGGATGTGGAGAATTCTAACTATACAAATAATTGGTTTTCTTTGTTTATTGAATTTTTGCTACAAAAAAGTACTTCAGGCATCCGACCAACGGATGAAGTAATTAGTCTTGGGACTAAAGCCGCAGGAATGGTTGGTTTTTGGTTCAAACTTTACTGGTAAATAGTTGATATCTTAAATTCAGGTTAGATATCTGACGTATTGGATGTCTAACTTTTATCATTTACCATTAatttagtgagtgtcttgatttcGTTGATAGTATCTTAATTGTTAATTCAGTCGGTGAGTATGTCTTGTGtatttcaaacatgtcaagtAAAAGATAATAGTTAAACCAAAGATCTTATGAAGAACCAAGGGACGAAATGCACAGCCAAGCAATGTTTTAACGGAGAAAAATTGAAGGAGAAAAAGAGCATGCAAGAGATGAATGATACACAAAGATGGAGGATGGCAGAAGTGAAGTGAAATTATGAAAAGATGGAAGATGAGAGTCAACTAGTTACATATTGCCTCCCCACCACCCATGAGGTATGAACTGATTAGAGAACATACCGTCAGGTGTGCCACGGCGATCATGTCGACTACGACGAATACTGGTACAACCGCTGCCACCATCACCTCCTTTGGCCCATATGCGAAAGCGATCTATCATTCTCCTTTCCTGTAAGGAAACTTGTATAAACGGACAAATGGATACTGGGATATAAGAGTATGTATATCTAAAGCAGTAATTGTAGAGGGAGAGAAGTGGAAGCATGAAGAACCTGTAGAGGAGCAAGCTTTGTTTTCTTGTGAACAATGTCTGAGAAAGA
The nucleotide sequence above comes from Nicotiana tabacum cultivar K326 chromosome 12, ASM71507v2, whole genome shotgun sequence. Encoded proteins:
- the LOC107802408 gene encoding putative GTP-binding protein OBGM, mitochondrial isoform X1; the protein is MSFSQKVLYLTTLQRCLRSPWLTQTYSFSDIVHKKTKLAPLQERRMIDRFRIWAKGGDGGSGCTSIRRSRHDRRGTPDGGNGGRGGDVILECSPAVWDLSGLQHHTNAKRGGNGSSKNMIGSRGADKVIQVPVGTVIHLVEGELPSAVEKSSSSELDPWELPGTVDIDSSEFSTQSVSAYQTSSKVEKRAKSSGRRASGGEESTTAKRRNCALPINSRTKHSLSRGKFESDDDDLSNWEEESCGQMEDQDGDDAMGAECEDELEETEHIEYDVAELTEQGQRIVVARGGEGGLGNLSKGKASKMMQKGASSDDEVSDDYDHASLSAGLPGSEAVLVLELKSIADIGLIGMPNAGKSTLLGALSKAKPTVGDYAFTTLRPNLGNLNYYDFSLTVADIPGLIRGAHENRGLGHAFLRHIERTKVLAYVVDLAAGLGDNKGIPPWEQLNDLVLELEYYREGLTDRPSLVVANKIDEDGAEEVYKELKHRVSGVPIFPISAVLEEGVPELKDGLRMLISGEQSNRLQLDGCSSSFCEHLSYIIRISASVYFPLKM
- the LOC107802408 gene encoding putative GTP-binding protein OBGM, mitochondrial isoform X2; its protein translation is MFPCSLGFEWSAASHSVFSFLLHDNAKRGGNGSSKNMIGSRGADKVIQVPVGTVIHLVEGELPSAVEKSSSSELDPWELPGTVDIDSSEFSTQSVSAYQTSSKVEKRAKSSGRRASGGEESTTAKRRNCALPINSRTKHSLSRGKFESDDDDLSNWEEESCGQMEDQDGDDAMGAECEDELEETEHIEYDVAELTEQGQRIVVARGGEGGLGNLSKGKASKMMQKGASSDDEVSDDYDHASLSAGLPGSEAVLVLELKSIADIGLIGMPNAGKSTLLGALSKAKPTVGDYAFTTLRPNLGNLNYYDFSLTVADIPGLIRGAHENRGLGHAFLRHIERTKVLAYVVDLAAGLGDNKGIPPWEQLNDLVLELEYYREGLTDRPSLVVANKIDEDGAEEVYKELKHRVSGVPIFPISAVLEEGVPELKDGLRMLISGEQSNRLQLDGCSSSFCEHLSYIIRISASVYFPLKM